A single genomic interval of Syntrophobotulus glycolicus DSM 8271 harbors:
- the dapF gene encoding diaminopimelate epimerase → MDFIKMHGLGNDFVCLDRFLDPAENNPAETDYSELAQRLCHRQLGIGGDGLLLILPSEKADARMRIFNADGSEPEMCGNGIRCFARYIYEQGYVQKDQLTVETLAGIKPIRLQMKDGRVYGVTVDMGKPRLSAKEIPVNDHSDRVVNKRLEVLGKEIGITAVSVGNPHCVLFLDDFAETDVLAVGAALEKHPFFPAKTNVEFVRVDSGEEITVKVWERGVGPTLACGTGACASVVAAVLNGRTGRRLTVHLPGGDLQIEYAEEGRILMTGPAQYVFRGQLID, encoded by the coding sequence ATGGACTTCATCAAAATGCATGGCTTGGGAAACGATTTTGTTTGTCTGGACCGTTTCCTTGATCCCGCAGAAAACAATCCGGCAGAGACGGACTATTCTGAATTGGCCCAACGCCTCTGTCACAGACAGCTGGGGATCGGAGGCGACGGGCTGCTCCTTATTCTGCCGTCTGAGAAGGCTGACGCCCGGATGCGGATCTTTAATGCCGACGGTTCGGAGCCTGAAATGTGCGGAAACGGCATTCGTTGTTTTGCCCGCTATATTTATGAACAAGGCTACGTGCAAAAGGACCAATTAACTGTGGAGACGCTGGCCGGGATTAAACCTATCCGGCTTCAGATGAAAGACGGCCGGGTTTACGGTGTGACTGTGGATATGGGCAAGCCTCGTCTGAGCGCGAAAGAAATTCCGGTTAACGATCATTCTGACCGGGTTGTCAATAAGAGGTTGGAGGTCCTGGGTAAAGAAATAGGGATTACGGCCGTTTCCGTGGGGAACCCTCACTGTGTGCTGTTTTTGGATGATTTTGCCGAAACGGATGTGCTGGCAGTGGGTGCGGCACTGGAGAAACATCCCTTTTTTCCCGCCAAGACAAATGTAGAATTTGTCCGGGTGGACAGCGGGGAAGAAATCACGGTCAAGGTCTGGGAAAGGGGTGTCGGCCCTACCCTGGCCTGTGGGACGGGGGCATGCGCCTCGGTGGTCGCCGCGGTTTTGAACGGCAGAACCGGCCGCCGGCTCACGGTTCATTTGCCGGGAGGGGATTTGCAGATTGAATATGCCGAGGAGGGCCGGATTTTGATGACCGGACCGGCTCAGTATGTATTCCGGGGCCAATTGATCGATTAG
- a CDS encoding YicC/YloC family endoribonuclease gives MPESMTGFGRGKSEGAGYRFEVEMKAVNHRYLEIVIRNPRSFSFAEDPIKKIIREKVSRSRIEVYVNVKQTEEKLRLVKVDKDLALSYDKSLKELAEVLQAEYISDIYRLASLPEVLATDEEETDGKAVWPVLEAAVREALTELLEMRKREGDKLVRDLVEKTGGMRGIAAEIAARAPQVVEEYRQKLKDRIAALLGDVTVDETRLATEVALFADRASIEEELVRLNSHFDQFEHALRLAEPVGRKLDFLIQEMNREINTIGSKANDFLISRAVVNGKSELEKIREQVQNIE, from the coding sequence ATGCCTGAAAGCATGACCGGATTTGGCCGGGGCAAGTCCGAAGGAGCGGGCTACCGTTTTGAAGTGGAGATGAAAGCGGTAAATCACAGGTACCTGGAGATCGTGATCAGAAATCCTCGCAGTTTTAGTTTCGCGGAGGATCCCATCAAAAAAATCATCCGGGAAAAGGTGTCCCGCAGCAGAATAGAAGTATATGTTAATGTTAAGCAAACGGAAGAAAAATTGAGATTGGTTAAGGTTGACAAAGATTTAGCCCTGTCGTATGATAAGTCTCTAAAGGAATTGGCAGAGGTCCTTCAAGCTGAATATATCTCCGATATTTACCGTCTGGCTTCTTTGCCCGAGGTTTTAGCGACCGATGAAGAAGAGACGGATGGCAAGGCTGTCTGGCCTGTCCTGGAGGCTGCTGTGCGGGAGGCCCTGACAGAGTTGTTGGAGATGAGGAAAAGAGAAGGGGACAAGTTAGTCCGGGACCTGGTGGAGAAGACTGGCGGAATGCGCGGAATCGCGGCTGAGATCGCGGCCAGGGCGCCGCAGGTGGTGGAGGAATACCGGCAAAAATTAAAGGACAGAATAGCCGCCCTGCTGGGAGATGTGACAGTGGATGAAACAAGGCTGGCCACAGAAGTGGCCCTTTTTGCGGACCGGGCGTCCATAGAAGAGGAACTGGTCCGGCTGAACAGTCACTTTGACCAATTTGAACATGCGCTGAGGCTTGCTGAACCTGTCGGCAGAAAACTGGATTTCTTAATTCAGGAAATGAACAGGGAAATCAATACGATTGGCTCAAAGGCCAATGATTTTTTGATTTCACGGGCAGTGGTGAATGGAAAGAGCGAGCTGGAAAAGATCAGGGAACAGGTTCAAAATATAGAATAA
- the remA gene encoding extracellular matrix/biofilm regulator RemA, with product MDIKLINIGFGNIVSANRIIAIVSPESAPIKRIIQEARDEGLLIDATYGRRTRAVVICDSHHVILSAVQPETVAHRLNVKEASVSTEDPAD from the coding sequence ATGGACATTAAGTTGATCAATATCGGCTTTGGTAACATTGTATCGGCAAACAGGATTATTGCGATTGTCAGTCCGGAATCGGCGCCGATCAAAAGAATTATTCAGGAAGCCCGTGATGAAGGGCTGCTGATTGACGCGACATATGGGAGACGGACCCGTGCGGTTGTCATTTGTGACAGCCATCATGTGATCTTATCGGCGGTCCAGCCGGAAACCGTGGCGCACAGGCTGAATGTGAAGGAAGCCAGTGTCAGCACTGAAGACCCGGCTGATTAA
- the gmk gene encoding guanylate kinase, which translates to MGMLKNDQGILLVVSGPAGVGKGTLCRELMAQAGDLEYSVSVTTRAPRPKEQEGREYYFRSREEFERMIEGRELLEWAEFCGNYYGTPLFHVQKVLAEGRTILLEIDIQGAKQVKQVFPQGVFIFIAPPSFETLSERLHKRGTEPEEVIQKRLKTAEGELRQIQAYDYIVENDRIDLAVEKLRSIIIAEGCRVKNNLIV; encoded by the coding sequence ATGGGCATGTTGAAGAATGATCAGGGTATCCTTCTTGTGGTTTCCGGGCCTGCCGGAGTGGGAAAGGGAACGCTTTGCCGGGAGCTGATGGCCCAGGCCGGGGATCTGGAATATTCGGTATCGGTGACCACCAGGGCCCCAAGACCCAAGGAACAGGAAGGCCGGGAATATTATTTCCGGAGCAGAGAAGAATTTGAACGAATGATTGAGGGCAGGGAGCTTTTGGAATGGGCCGAGTTTTGCGGCAATTATTATGGGACCCCCCTTTTTCATGTCCAAAAGGTCCTTGCCGAGGGAAGAACCATTCTTCTGGAAATAGATATTCAGGGAGCCAAGCAGGTTAAACAGGTTTTCCCTCAGGGAGTATTTATTTTTATTGCGCCGCCTTCGTTTGAAACTCTTTCGGAAAGACTCCACAAGCGGGGCACCGAACCGGAAGAAGTGATTCAAAAAAGGCTGAAGACTGCTGAAGGGGAATTAAGGCAGATTCAGGCATATGATTATATTGTGGAAAATGACCGGATTGATTTAGCTGTGGAAAAGTTACGAAGTATCATCATCGCTGAAGGATGCCGGGTGAAAAATAATCTTATTGTTTGA
- the rpoZ gene encoding DNA-directed RNA polymerase subunit omega gives MKQPSLDILMTKVDSKYTLVVTAAKRARVVMDKFDAEELDENKPVSVALAEIAGGKISYELVREGTK, from the coding sequence GTGAAACAACCTTCACTGGACATTTTGATGACCAAGGTGGACAGTAAATACACTTTGGTTGTTACGGCGGCCAAACGGGCCCGTGTGGTAATGGATAAATTTGATGCTGAAGAGCTGGATGAAAATAAACCGGTCAGTGTGGCGCTGGCGGAAATTGCCGGAGGCAAAATCAGCTATGAGTTAGTCCGCGAGGGAACAAAATAA
- the coaBC gene encoding bifunctional phosphopantothenoylcysteine decarboxylase/phosphopantothenate--cysteine ligase CoaBC, which translates to MLRGKRILLGVSGGIAVYKAVDLVSRLKKAGAEVFVVMTKSAAEFVSPITFRSLSHHPVYLNLFEEPRIWDVEHIGLAENVDAAVVAPATANIIAKMAAGLADDYLSTVLLAVTQPIFAAPAMNHKMYHHPATQKNLEVLQKRGVRIIGPGSGFQACGTSGDGRMSEPAEIVSELERFFVRSNGLAGKKVLVTAGGTKEPLDPVRYLGNHSSGKMGFALAQACAEAGAEVVLVHTQVELPLPLGVRSVFVRTAGEMYEEVTGRFPETDIVIKAAAVADYRPLTCSEQKIKKSGSHLTLELVPNPDILAELGRKKQHQFLVGFAAETENAVDNAFSKLQRKNADLLVVNDVTKPGAGFGTETNIVSLIFPDGSREDLPRMSKLDIAREIVRVIVSRQS; encoded by the coding sequence ATGCTCCGGGGTAAAAGGATTCTTTTAGGGGTCAGCGGGGGCATTGCGGTCTATAAGGCTGTGGATCTGGTCAGCAGGCTGAAGAAAGCCGGAGCGGAAGTCTTTGTGGTCATGACAAAATCCGCTGCGGAATTTGTGAGTCCGATAACTTTCCGCAGCCTTTCTCATCATCCGGTTTATCTGAATCTGTTTGAAGAGCCAAGGATTTGGGATGTCGAACATATCGGGCTGGCGGAAAATGTGGATGCCGCGGTAGTGGCTCCGGCGACAGCCAATATCATCGCCAAAATGGCGGCAGGCCTGGCTGATGATTACCTGTCCACGGTTCTTTTGGCTGTCACACAGCCTATTTTTGCCGCCCCGGCAATGAACCACAAGATGTATCATCACCCGGCAACCCAGAAAAACCTGGAGGTCCTTCAGAAACGCGGGGTTCGGATCATCGGCCCCGGTTCGGGATTCCAGGCCTGCGGGACTTCCGGTGACGGCAGGATGAGTGAACCGGCGGAGATTGTCTCTGAACTGGAAAGGTTCTTTGTCCGCAGTAATGGATTGGCAGGAAAGAAGGTTCTGGTGACGGCCGGGGGAACAAAGGAGCCTTTGGACCCGGTTCGCTATCTTGGCAACCATAGCTCCGGAAAGATGGGGTTCGCCTTGGCCCAAGCCTGTGCGGAGGCCGGTGCGGAGGTCGTTCTTGTACATACACAGGTTGAATTGCCGCTTCCTTTGGGCGTCCGCTCTGTTTTCGTGCGGACGGCCGGAGAAATGTATGAGGAAGTCACCGGGAGGTTCCCGGAGACGGATATTGTGATCAAAGCGGCGGCGGTTGCTGATTACCGTCCTCTGACCTGTTCCGAACAGAAAATCAAAAAAAGCGGCAGTCACTTAACTCTGGAGCTGGTGCCCAACCCGGATATCCTTGCGGAGCTCGGGCGGAAAAAGCAGCATCAGTTTTTGGTCGGGTTTGCGGCCGAAACTGAAAATGCCGTAGATAATGCGTTCAGCAAATTACAACGTAAAAATGCCGATCTGCTTGTGGTAAACGATGTGACGAAACCCGGTGCGGGGTTCGGAACAGAGACGAATATTGTCAGTCTGATTTTTCCTGACGGCAGCAGAGAAGATCTTCCCCGGATGAGCAAATTGGATATCGCCCGGGAGATCGTCAGGGTCATTGTTTCTCGTCAATCTTGA
- the metK gene encoding methionine adenosyltransferase has protein sequence MSSKLFTSESVTEGHPDKICDQISDAILDAILKEDRKARVACETVVKTGLVLVCGEITTNCYVDIPKVVRETIRDIGYTRAKYGFDADTCAVLTSIGEQSQDIAVGVDQALEIRDAKDTDSEEEMGAGDQGMMFGYATNETESFMPMPVDLANKLALRLTEVRKTGVLDYLRPDGKTQVTVRYVDHQPVSVDTIVISTQHHPDIAQEQLRRDLLEHVVSPVIPPGMLSDQTKYFINPTGRFVIGGPQGDSGLTGRKIIVDTYGGMARHGGGAFSGKDPTKVDRSASYAARHVAKNVVAAGLADRCEIQIAYAIGVAQPVSVSVETFGTAKISEEKIAELVKTSFDLRPSGIIRELDLRRPIYRQVAAYGHFGRNDLDLPWERLDKAEILRQQAGL, from the coding sequence ATGAGTTCTAAACTGTTTACGTCCGAATCGGTGACAGAGGGGCATCCGGATAAAATCTGCGATCAGATTTCCGATGCCATTTTAGACGCGATCCTCAAAGAGGACAGGAAAGCCAGGGTGGCCTGTGAAACTGTAGTCAAGACAGGTCTGGTCCTGGTTTGCGGGGAGATCACCACAAATTGTTATGTCGATATCCCTAAAGTCGTAAGGGAGACCATCCGCGATATCGGTTATACAAGGGCCAAATATGGCTTTGATGCCGATACGTGTGCGGTTTTGACCTCTATCGGAGAGCAGTCTCAGGATATTGCCGTGGGTGTTGATCAGGCTCTGGAGATCCGGGACGCAAAAGATACCGACAGTGAAGAAGAGATGGGGGCCGGGGACCAGGGCATGATGTTCGGATATGCGACAAATGAAACGGAGTCCTTCATGCCCATGCCGGTGGATTTGGCCAATAAATTGGCCCTGAGGCTCACCGAAGTGCGCAAAACGGGTGTCCTGGATTATTTGAGGCCTGATGGAAAAACTCAGGTGACAGTTCGCTATGTCGATCATCAGCCGGTAAGTGTGGACACGATTGTGATTTCTACTCAGCATCATCCGGACATTGCTCAAGAGCAGCTGCGCAGGGACTTGTTGGAGCATGTCGTGTCTCCGGTTATCCCGCCCGGGATGCTGAGTGATCAGACCAAATATTTTATTAATCCTACAGGCAGGTTTGTGATCGGGGGCCCTCAGGGGGATTCCGGGCTTACAGGCCGCAAGATTATTGTGGATACTTATGGCGGTATGGCCAGACATGGCGGCGGCGCTTTTTCCGGCAAAGATCCGACTAAGGTGGACCGTTCCGCCAGTTATGCGGCCCGTCATGTAGCCAAAAATGTTGTTGCCGCCGGATTGGCGGACCGTTGTGAAATTCAGATTGCCTATGCGATCGGAGTAGCACAGCCGGTCTCGGTTTCGGTAGAAACTTTTGGTACGGCAAAGATCAGTGAGGAAAAGATCGCTGAGCTGGTCAAGACCAGCTTTGATCTTCGCCCGTCCGGGATTATCAGGGAGCTTGACCTGCGCAGGCCAATTTACAGGCAGGTCGCCGCTTATGGGCATTTTGGCCGCAATGATCTTGACCTCCCGTGGGAACGTTTGGATAAAGCGGAAATCCTTCGTCAGCAGGCAGGACTATAG
- a CDS encoding phenylacetate--CoA ligase family protein — protein MSNEELLAGLRKTVEQVLKAPYYKKKLAGVGIDYPDDIQTLDDFRKIPLTEKEDLRQNYPFGLLAEPMDKIIRIHASSGTTGKPTVVGYTKEDIKLWARMVANGLRRVGVTSSDIVQIAYGYGLFTGGMGLHYGCEELGTITIPISGGNTQRQLMIMRDFGATVLCCTPSYALNLAENLKEAGIAKDELKLRIGVFGAEPWTDGMRAEIEERLGIRAVDIYGLSEIMGPGVSMECLKCRGLHIDEHFYPEVLDENGNPVPEGSKGELVITSLNKQGFPTLRYRTKDISSIRYGDCVCGHRGWTMDRVSARVDDMLIIRGVNVFPSQIEEAILAVGGIEPLYLIMVDKEGNLDTIEVLVEVSIDSFDDEIRELEDLQLRLQKKIEDIIGISVKVRLVEPKSIPRSEGKAQRVIDRRKEKGGA, from the coding sequence ATGTCGAACGAGGAATTGCTGGCAGGACTGCGCAAAACGGTTGAGCAGGTGTTAAAAGCGCCTTACTATAAAAAGAAGCTGGCCGGGGTAGGGATTGATTATCCTGATGATATTCAAACACTGGATGATTTCAGAAAGATTCCGTTAACAGAAAAGGAAGATTTGCGTCAGAATTATCCTTTTGGCCTTTTGGCCGAGCCGATGGATAAGATTATCCGGATTCACGCGTCTTCCGGGACGACAGGAAAACCGACTGTCGTCGGTTATACCAAAGAAGATATCAAGCTTTGGGCCCGGATGGTCGCCAATGGATTAAGACGGGTCGGAGTCACGTCCAGCGATATTGTGCAGATTGCCTATGGTTATGGTCTGTTCACAGGCGGGATGGGCCTCCATTATGGCTGTGAAGAATTAGGGACGATTACCATCCCGATTTCCGGGGGAAATACGCAGCGTCAGCTGATGATTATGCGGGATTTCGGGGCAACGGTGTTATGCTGCACACCTTCTTACGCCTTAAACCTGGCGGAGAATCTCAAGGAAGCCGGTATTGCCAAAGATGAACTTAAGCTGAGGATCGGCGTCTTCGGCGCTGAGCCCTGGACTGACGGCATGAGGGCGGAAATCGAAGAGAGACTGGGGATCAGGGCTGTCGATATTTACGGTCTTAGTGAGATCATGGGGCCGGGCGTTTCGATGGAGTGTCTCAAATGCCGGGGGCTGCACATCGATGAGCATTTTTATCCGGAAGTCCTTGATGAAAACGGCAATCCCGTACCTGAAGGGAGCAAGGGGGAGCTGGTGATCACCAGCCTGAATAAGCAGGGGTTCCCAACACTAAGGTACAGGACAAAGGATATTTCCAGCATCAGATATGGCGACTGTGTCTGCGGGCACAGAGGCTGGACCATGGACCGGGTATCGGCAAGAGTGGATGATATGCTGATCATCAGAGGGGTGAATGTATTTCCAAGCCAGATCGAGGAAGCTATTCTGGCGGTCGGCGGCATTGAGCCTTTGTATCTGATCATGGTCGACAAGGAAGGAAACCTGGATACGATAGAGGTCCTGGTGGAAGTGAGCATTGACAGCTTTGATGATGAGATCCGGGAATTGGAAGATTTGCAGCTGAGACTGCAAAAGAAGATTGAGGACATCATCGGAATTTCCGTTAAGGTCAGGCTTGTCGAACCGAAGAGTATTCCGCGCAGCGAAGGCAAAGCCCAGCGCGTCATCGACAGGCGGAAGGAAAAAGGCGGAGCATAA
- a CDS encoding ACT domain-containing protein produces MLQLSIFLENAKGRLAQVLNTLSELGVNIKALSLADTKDYGVLRIIVDHPEKVAAQLKERNFVVKLTPVWVLEVSDQPGGLAQVLNKLVDEGVIVEYMYAFLEKETGLVQVVMRVREEEIMIKAVEKYGFSKM; encoded by the coding sequence ATGCTTCAACTCTCAATATTTTTGGAAAATGCCAAAGGACGCCTGGCTCAGGTTTTGAATACCTTGTCCGAATTGGGTGTGAATATTAAAGCGTTGTCCCTGGCCGATACCAAGGATTATGGCGTCCTTCGAATTATTGTTGATCACCCCGAAAAGGTAGCGGCCCAATTGAAGGAACGCAACTTTGTGGTGAAGCTGACACCGGTCTGGGTTTTGGAGGTGTCCGACCAGCCGGGCGGCCTGGCTCAGGTCTTGAATAAGCTGGTTGATGAAGGTGTTATTGTGGAATACATGTATGCTTTTCTGGAAAAAGAGACCGGGCTTGTGCAGGTCGTGATGAGAGTTCGCGAGGAAGAGATCATGATTAAGGCTGTTGAGAAATACGGTTTTTCTAAAATGTGA
- a CDS encoding manganese catalase family protein encodes MFSYQRRLFFPVAIERKDPDAANILRESYGGKFGELSTAIQYLNHKSKMTNNYIRDLMGMIAAEELGHLELLENVIYKLSGEHPDYLDRQKTGWEMNHVIQTGSEVEMLEHNEESEFYAKKEYMNSIDLIQDPAVHKILFFLVNREEVHQRLIRKAKLLLLQGGSNEKFSALIHEYKMSIRIIE; translated from the coding sequence TTGTTCAGTTACCAAAGAAGGCTCTTTTTTCCTGTCGCCATTGAAAGAAAAGATCCCGATGCGGCAAATATCCTGCGGGAGAGTTATGGGGGGAAGTTCGGGGAATTATCCACCGCAATACAGTATCTCAATCATAAATCAAAGATGACCAATAACTACATCCGAGACTTAATGGGCATGATTGCTGCCGAAGAGCTGGGACATCTGGAGTTATTGGAAAATGTGATTTATAAACTAAGCGGAGAACACCCGGACTATCTTGACCGTCAAAAGACTGGCTGGGAAATGAACCATGTGATTCAGACGGGAAGCGAGGTGGAAATGCTGGAACATAATGAGGAGTCTGAGTTTTACGCCAAAAAGGAATACATGAACAGTATTGATTTGATTCAGGACCCCGCTGTACATAAAATTCTGTTTTTTCTGGTGAACAGGGAAGAGGTTCATCAAAGACTGATCAGGAAAGCTAAGCTTCTCTTGCTGCAGGGCGGGAGCAATGAAAAGTTTTCGGCATTAATTCATGAGTATAAAATGAGCATCAGAATTATTGAATAG
- a CDS encoding aminotransferase class V-fold PLP-dependent enzyme, producing the protein MRLLMSKASYRNLVIGVDTLVPLHNGQQVTAINFDNAATTPPLVRVMEEINAFAPYYSSIHRGAGYKSALSSEKFEEARQTVLDFVGADSRKDTAIFVKNATEAINKLAFRLCSGSDEQKSRFSPEKKGVVLSTSMEHHSNDLPWRGRFALDYVEIDQWGRLHLSDLENKLQKYAGRVKLVTVSGASNVTGYVNPVHRIAETAHKYGAKIMVDGSQLIPHLPFDMREHGSKRHIDYLVFSAHKMYAPFGTGVLIGPKDTFVPGDPDITGGGTVQVVTHEDVIWNPPPAKEEAGTPNLMGVVALDAAIKTLRGIGMDNIGRHEKDLADYLLKGMKSIPHLDIYVRETGDERLGIIPFNVRGIFHETMAGVMAGEAGIAIRNGCFCAHPYIHRLLKVPNMDIVRMINSPGEQKPGMVRVSFGLYNERREVDVLLSLLEKVSRNRRMYLRKYS; encoded by the coding sequence ATGAGGCTTTTGATGTCGAAAGCAAGTTACAGAAACCTTGTCATCGGAGTTGATACCCTTGTTCCTTTACATAATGGTCAGCAGGTGACGGCAATCAATTTTGATAATGCGGCGACAACACCTCCTTTAGTAAGGGTCATGGAGGAGATCAACGCTTTTGCCCCTTATTATTCCTCAATACACCGGGGGGCCGGGTATAAATCGGCGCTGTCCTCTGAAAAGTTTGAAGAGGCCCGCCAAACGGTGCTGGATTTTGTCGGCGCCGACAGCCGCAAGGATACTGCGATCTTTGTCAAGAATGCGACTGAAGCAATTAATAAACTGGCTTTTCGGCTATGCTCCGGTTCTGATGAACAAAAGAGCAGGTTTTCCCCTGAAAAAAAGGGGGTTGTGCTGTCCACAAGCATGGAGCATCACTCCAATGATCTGCCCTGGCGGGGGAGGTTTGCGCTGGATTATGTGGAAATTGATCAATGGGGGAGGCTCCACTTAAGTGATTTAGAAAATAAGCTGCAGAAATACGCGGGCCGGGTAAAGCTGGTGACCGTATCGGGAGCCTCAAATGTCACCGGCTATGTGAATCCTGTACACAGAATAGCGGAGACGGCGCATAAATACGGGGCAAAAATCATGGTAGACGGCTCCCAGTTGATCCCGCACCTGCCGTTTGACATGCGGGAACACGGGTCTAAAAGGCATATAGACTACCTGGTCTTCTCCGCTCATAAAATGTACGCCCCATTTGGGACAGGGGTCCTGATCGGCCCCAAGGATACATTTGTTCCCGGGGACCCCGATATTACGGGAGGGGGAACGGTACAGGTCGTCACTCATGAGGATGTGATATGGAATCCCCCTCCGGCCAAGGAAGAGGCCGGAACACCAAATCTGATGGGAGTAGTGGCTTTGGACGCGGCAATAAAAACCCTCCGGGGGATCGGAATGGACAATATCGGCAGGCATGAAAAGGATTTGGCGGACTATTTGCTCAAAGGGATGAAAAGTATTCCCCATCTCGATATCTATGTTCGGGAGACAGGAGATGAACGGCTTGGGATCATTCCTTTCAATGTAAGAGGAATATTTCATGAAACAATGGCCGGAGTTATGGCCGGTGAAGCGGGGATAGCCATCCGCAACGGCTGCTTTTGCGCCCATCCTTATATCCATAGGCTGCTCAAAGTGCCGAACATGGATATCGTCAGAATGATCAACAGTCCGGGAGAACAGAAACCGGGGATGGTCAGGGTAAGCTTTGGCTTATATAACGAACGGAGAGAAGTGGATGTTCTCTTGTCCCTCCTGGAAAAGGTCAGCCGGAACAGAAGGATGTATTTGCGGAAGTACAGCTGA
- a CDS encoding DsrE/DsrF/DrsH-like family protein — protein MEENVTGQVKEQGQAGERKKLSLLLFSGEYDKALAALILANSAKEMDIEVSIFFTFWGLCLIRDPQKMHMEDKNTYEKMFGLMAPAGPEDLPLSNMNMAGMGKAMLKQMMKDNEAPVLGDFLKGAQNKGINFYACKLAMEVMGLQLDEMLPDVKILTAQEYLRDAMESDVQLFI, from the coding sequence ATGGAAGAAAATGTGACAGGTCAGGTCAAAGAACAAGGACAGGCCGGAGAGAGAAAAAAATTGAGTCTCCTTCTTTTCAGCGGTGAATATGATAAGGCCCTGGCAGCCTTGATCCTCGCCAACTCAGCAAAAGAAATGGATATTGAGGTAAGTATTTTTTTTACTTTTTGGGGACTTTGCTTGATCCGCGATCCTCAGAAAATGCACATGGAAGATAAGAATACTTATGAAAAAATGTTTGGATTAATGGCCCCTGCCGGTCCTGAAGACCTGCCCTTATCCAACATGAATATGGCTGGTATGGGGAAAGCCATGCTCAAGCAGATGATGAAGGATAATGAGGCTCCGGTCTTGGGGGATTTTTTAAAGGGTGCCCAAAACAAGGGCATTAACTTCTACGCCTGCAAGTTGGCTATGGAGGTCATGGGACTGCAATTAGATGAGATGCTGCCCGATGTGAAGATCCTGACAGCTCAGGAATATCTGCGGGATGCGATGGAATCGGATGTCCAGCTTTTTATTTAA